One Kallotenue papyrolyticum genomic window carries:
- the ftcD gene encoding glutamate formimidoyltransferase has translation MPEPLIECVPNFSEGRRQEVIDQIVAAITAVPGVLLLGVDADADHHRSVVTFAGPPEAVLEGALRGIAAAQRLINLDEHRGQHPRIGAADVVPFVPLRDATLEQCVALAHRLGQRVGAELGLPVYLYEAAATRPERVNLADVRRGEYEGLKQSLGRDPARDPDYGPARLTPAGAVAIGARQPLVAYNVYLNTGDVAIARKIARAIRHSSGGLRYVKAIGLLVNGRAQVSINMTDVRSTPLQRVFELIKAEAARYGCTPTESEIVGFVPEDALLEVAEHYLQLNRFDRSRILERRLRELEAARQRGAAE, from the coding sequence ATGCCGGAGCCATTGATCGAGTGCGTTCCCAACTTCAGCGAAGGCCGCCGCCAGGAGGTGATCGACCAGATCGTCGCGGCGATCACCGCGGTGCCGGGTGTACTGCTGCTGGGCGTAGATGCCGACGCGGATCACCATCGCTCGGTGGTGACCTTTGCCGGTCCGCCCGAGGCGGTGCTGGAAGGCGCGTTACGCGGCATCGCCGCCGCGCAACGCTTGATCAATCTCGACGAGCATCGCGGCCAACATCCGCGCATCGGCGCGGCGGATGTGGTGCCCTTCGTGCCGCTACGCGACGCTACCCTGGAGCAGTGCGTCGCGCTGGCGCACCGCCTGGGGCAGCGCGTCGGCGCGGAGCTGGGCCTGCCGGTGTACCTCTACGAAGCGGCGGCGACCCGTCCGGAGCGCGTCAACCTGGCCGACGTGCGGCGCGGCGAGTACGAAGGGCTCAAACAGAGCCTGGGGCGTGATCCGGCGCGCGATCCTGACTACGGTCCGGCGCGCCTCACGCCGGCGGGAGCGGTCGCGATCGGCGCGCGCCAACCGCTGGTGGCCTACAACGTCTATCTCAACACCGGCGACGTGGCCATCGCGCGCAAGATCGCCCGGGCCATCCGTCACTCAAGCGGCGGCTTGCGCTATGTCAAGGCCATCGGACTGCTGGTGAACGGACGCGCCCAGGTGTCGATCAACATGACCGATGTGCGCTCCACGCCGCTGCAGCGCGTCTTCGAGCTGATCAAGGCCGAGGCCGCGCGCTATGGCTGCACACCCACTGAAAGCGAGATCGTCGGCTTTGTGCCCGAAGATGCGTTGCTGGAGGTGGCAGAGCACTACCTCCAGCTCAACCGGTTCGACCGTAGCCGCATCCTGGAGCGCCGTCTGCGCGAACTGGAGGCGGCGCGTCAGCGCGGAGCTGCGGAATGA
- a CDS encoding TVP38/TMEM64 family protein, with the protein MSAARRLLRHVNARLVLLLGLAAATIGALFVCFGTALRPEAVRDALLRLGPLGPLAQIVTLGAVLTVPVVPATIVQIAGGWAFGAWQGFVWTMLGDALGATLGFWLARRWGTRALQRWLAPETVVATQRLAGRMNWRTVMVLRFLPGPAYTAVSLAAGLSPLRFRPYLIGSLLGVAPWIALLVLAGDLARNHPLYGLGILIGMLALAALLGRVTQHRRW; encoded by the coding sequence ATGAGCGCTGCGCGTCGTCTGCTGCGTCACGTCAATGCGCGGCTGGTCCTGCTCTTGGGCCTGGCGGCGGCCACGATCGGCGCGTTGTTTGTGTGCTTCGGCACAGCGCTGCGGCCCGAAGCGGTGCGCGATGCACTGCTGCGCCTGGGGCCGCTCGGTCCGCTGGCGCAGATCGTGACGCTGGGCGCGGTGCTGACCGTGCCGGTCGTGCCGGCGACGATCGTTCAAATCGCCGGTGGCTGGGCCTTTGGCGCGTGGCAAGGCTTTGTCTGGACCATGCTCGGCGATGCGCTGGGCGCGACGCTGGGCTTCTGGCTGGCGCGGCGCTGGGGTACGCGCGCACTCCAACGCTGGCTTGCACCGGAGACGGTCGTCGCCACGCAGCGCCTGGCCGGACGGATGAACTGGCGCACGGTGATGGTGCTGCGCTTCCTGCCGGGACCGGCCTACACGGCAGTGTCGCTGGCGGCCGGGCTCTCGCCGCTGCGCTTCAGGCCCTACCTGATCGGCTCGCTGCTGGGCGTCGCGCCGTGGATTGCGCTGCTGGTGCTGGCCGGCGACCTGGCGCGCAACCATCCGCTCTACGGCCTGGGCATCCTGATCGGCATGCTGGCGCTGGCTGCACTGTTGGGCCGTGTCACGCAGCACCGGAGGTGGTAG
- a CDS encoding S9 family peptidase: MTSQPVPPRAPTIAHESVLHDERRVDPYFWLRERDNPEVLAYLQAENEYLEQVLAPTRQLQEQLYAEMRARIKEDDVSVPVQRDEYFYYTRMQAGLQYPIFCRKRGSLEAPEEVLLDQNALAEGHSFCKLGVYRVSPDHRWLAFSVDYAGNERYTLRIKDLTSGELLPEAIPNTAYDAAWATDSRTLFYTTLDEASRPFQVWRHVLGSDPAHDALVYHEPDDAFFVGVHTTTSRAFVLITLDSTSTSEVHFIPADQPERAPQVIAPRRHGVEYSVEHHGARFLIVTNDQAVNFRLMAAPIATPGREHWRELIPHREDVLLDGLTAFREHLALYERRDGLRRIRITTPEAEPLREVAFPEPVYTIMPGPNEVFDTRTLRFTYSSLVTPPTVVDYQMDTGTWIERKRDEVPGYDPALYESRRLHATAPDGVQVPISLVYRTDLRREGGNPTLLYGYGAYGIPSEPAFQAQRISLLDRGFVFAIAHVRGGSELGRRWYEAGKLLNKKNTFTDFIACAEELIRRGYTRPEKLAIMGGSAGGLLVGAVLNMRPDLFRAAIAKVPFVDVINTMNDPSLPLTVIEYEQWGNPAEREFYEYMRSYSPYDNVAPRAYPHILATAGLNDPRVSYWEPAKWVAKLRALKTDNNVVLLKTNLDAGHSGKTGRYESLRETALDYAFLLWALGEDGGQNAER, encoded by the coding sequence ATGACATCTCAGCCTGTGCCGCCGCGTGCGCCGACGATTGCCCATGAATCGGTGCTGCATGACGAGCGACGTGTTGATCCGTACTTCTGGTTACGCGAACGTGACAATCCGGAGGTACTGGCCTATCTGCAGGCCGAAAACGAGTATCTGGAGCAGGTGCTGGCGCCGACACGTCAGCTCCAAGAGCAGCTCTACGCCGAAATGCGCGCACGCATCAAAGAGGATGATGTCAGCGTGCCGGTCCAGCGCGACGAGTACTTCTACTACACGCGCATGCAGGCCGGCCTGCAGTATCCCATCTTTTGTCGCAAGCGCGGCAGCTTGGAGGCGCCCGAAGAGGTGCTGCTCGATCAGAACGCGTTGGCCGAGGGCCACAGCTTTTGCAAGTTGGGCGTCTACCGCGTCAGTCCCGACCATCGTTGGCTGGCTTTTTCGGTGGACTACGCCGGCAACGAGCGCTATACGCTGCGGATCAAAGATCTGACCAGCGGTGAGCTGCTGCCCGAAGCGATCCCCAACACGGCCTACGATGCGGCCTGGGCTACCGACAGTCGTACCCTGTTCTACACCACACTGGACGAAGCGTCACGGCCCTTCCAGGTCTGGCGGCACGTGCTGGGCAGCGACCCGGCGCATGATGCGCTGGTCTATCACGAACCGGATGATGCCTTTTTCGTGGGCGTCCACACCACCACCAGCCGTGCCTTTGTGCTGATCACGCTGGACAGCACCAGCACCAGCGAGGTGCACTTCATTCCCGCCGATCAGCCGGAGCGCGCGCCTCAGGTGATCGCCCCGCGCCGGCATGGCGTGGAATACAGCGTCGAGCACCATGGCGCGCGTTTCCTGATCGTCACCAATGATCAGGCCGTCAACTTTCGGCTGATGGCCGCGCCGATCGCTACGCCTGGGCGCGAGCACTGGCGTGAATTGATCCCGCACCGCGAGGATGTGCTGCTGGATGGCCTGACCGCTTTTCGCGAGCATCTGGCGTTGTACGAGCGCCGTGATGGGCTGCGCCGCATCCGCATCACCACGCCGGAGGCCGAGCCGCTGCGCGAGGTTGCCTTTCCGGAACCGGTGTATACCATCATGCCCGGTCCCAATGAGGTCTTCGACACGCGCACGCTGCGCTTCACCTACAGCTCGCTGGTCACACCGCCGACGGTGGTGGACTACCAGATGGACACGGGCACGTGGATCGAGCGCAAGCGCGATGAGGTGCCCGGCTACGATCCGGCGCTGTATGAGTCGCGCCGGCTACATGCCACCGCCCCCGACGGCGTACAGGTGCCGATCTCGCTGGTGTATCGCACCGACCTACGGCGCGAGGGCGGCAATCCAACGCTGCTCTATGGCTATGGCGCCTATGGCATTCCGTCCGAGCCCGCCTTCCAGGCGCAGCGCATCAGCCTGCTCGACCGTGGCTTTGTCTTCGCGATTGCCCATGTGCGCGGCGGCTCGGAGCTGGGCCGTCGCTGGTACGAGGCCGGCAAGCTGCTCAACAAAAAGAACACCTTTACCGACTTCATCGCCTGCGCCGAGGAGCTGATCCGGCGGGGCTATACCCGCCCGGAGAAGCTGGCGATCATGGGCGGTAGCGCCGGTGGCCTGCTGGTGGGCGCGGTGCTGAACATGCGTCCCGACCTGTTCCGCGCGGCCATCGCCAAAGTGCCTTTTGTGGATGTGATCAACACGATGAACGATCCGTCGCTGCCGCTGACGGTGATCGAATATGAGCAGTGGGGCAATCCCGCTGAGCGTGAGTTTTACGAATATATGCGTTCGTACTCGCCCTATGACAACGTCGCGCCGCGAGCCTATCCGCACATCCTGGCGACCGCCGGCCTCAACGATCCACGGGTCTCGTATTGGGAGCCGGCGAAGTGGGTGGCGAAGCTGCGTGCACTCAAAACCGACAACAACGTGGTGCTGCTTAAAACCAATTTGGATGCCGGCCATAGCGGCAAGACCGGTCGCTACGAGTCGCTGCGCGAGACGGCGCTGGACTATGCCTTTCTGCTCTGGGCGCTGGGCGAGGATGGAGGGCAGAACGCCGAGCGATGA
- a CDS encoding DUF2270 domain-containing protein: MAQPSRDLIRPGAAAAAGVPATRPLTPNEFNTAMAHLYRGEISRANTWRSRLDGTTNWAVLTTGATLSFAFSSPSNTHVMILLNSLLICFFLFIEARRYRYYDLWRTRVRLMETDFFADLLVPNPRAEDDAHWRELLAHDLLHPRFTMSMWEAMGRRLRRNYSWIFVVLVLSWIIKVWIHPFPIPTNEGLEVALRTLLVRAAIGPLSGPVVLGIGVVFNLALIALGVLTSNRFMRLTARDEVQSRAETRESLGATERKWWE; encoded by the coding sequence ATGGCACAGCCATCACGAGATTTGATCCGGCCCGGCGCCGCCGCCGCGGCCGGCGTGCCGGCGACCCGGCCCCTCACGCCCAACGAGTTCAACACGGCCATGGCGCACCTGTACCGCGGTGAGATCTCGCGCGCCAACACCTGGCGTTCGCGGCTGGATGGCACCACCAACTGGGCGGTGCTGACCACCGGTGCGACGCTCTCCTTTGCCTTCAGCAGCCCGAGCAACACGCATGTGATGATCTTGCTCAATTCGCTGCTGATCTGTTTTTTCCTGTTCATCGAGGCGCGGCGCTACCGTTACTACGATCTGTGGCGCACCCGCGTGCGCCTGATGGAGACCGACTTCTTCGCCGATCTGCTGGTGCCCAATCCGCGCGCCGAGGACGACGCCCACTGGCGCGAGCTGCTGGCGCACGACCTGCTCCACCCGCGCTTCACCATGAGCATGTGGGAGGCGATGGGCCGTCGCTTGCGCCGCAACTATAGCTGGATCTTCGTCGTGCTGGTGCTGAGCTGGATCATCAAGGTCTGGATTCATCCCTTCCCCATTCCCACCAACGAGGGCCTGGAGGTGGCGCTGCGCACGTTGCTGGTGCGTGCGGCGATCGGGCCGTTGAGTGGGCCGGTAGTGCTGGGCATCGGCGTGGTCTTCAACCTGGCGCTGATCGCCTTGGGTGTGCTGACCTCCAACCGCTTCATGCGCCTGACCGCGCGCGATGAGGTGCAGTCCCGCGCTGAAACGCGCGAAAGCCTGGGCGCGACCGAGCGGAAATGGTGGGAGTGA